NNNNNNNNNNNNNNNNNNNNNNNNNNNNNNNNNNNNNNNNNNNNNNNNNNNNNNNNNNNNNNNNNNNNNNNNNNNNNNNNNNNNNNNNNNNNNNNNNNNNNNNNNNNNNNNNNNNNNNNNNNNNNNNNNNNNNNNNNNNNNNNNNNNNNNNNNNNNNNNNNNNNNNNNNNNNNNNNNNNNNNNNNNNNNNNNNNNNNNNNNNNNNNNNNNNNNNNNNNNNNNNNNNNNNNNNNNNNNNNNNNNNNNNNNNNNNNNNNNNNNNNNNNNNNNNNNNNNNNNNNNNNNNNNNNNNNNNNNNNNNNNNNNNNNNNNNNNNNNNNNNNNNNNNNNNNNNNNNNNNNNNNNNNNNNNNNNNNNNNNNNNNNNNNNNNNNNNNNNNNNNNNNNNNNNNNNNNNNNNNNNNNNNNNNNNNNNNNNNNNNNNNNNNNNNNNNNNNNNNNNNNNNNNNNNNNNNNNNNNNNNNNNNNNNNNNNNNNNNNNNNNNNNNNNNNNNNNNNNNNNNNNNNNNNNNNNNNNNNNNNNNNNNNNNNNNNNNNNNNNNNNNNNNNNNNNNNNNNNNNNNNNNNNNNNNNNNNNNNNNNNNNNNNNNNNNNNNNNNNNNNNNNNNNNNNNNNNNNNNNNNNNNNNNNNNNNNNNNNNNNNNNNNNNNNNNNNNNNNNNNNNNNNNNNNNNNNNNNNNNNNNNNNNNNNNNNNNNNNNNNNNNNNNNNNNNNNNNNNNNNNNNNNNNNNNNNNNNNNNNNNNNNNNNNNNNNNNNNNNNNNNNNNNNNNNNNNNNNNNNNNNNNNNNNNNNNNNNNNNNNNNNNNNNNNNNNNNNNNNNNNNNNNNNNNNNNNNNNNNNNNNNNNNNNNNNNNNNNNNNNNNNNNNNNNNNNNNNNNNNNNNNNNNNNNNNNNNNNNNNNNNNNNNNNNNNNNNNNNNNNNNNNNNNNNNNNNNNNNNNNNNNNNNNNNNNNNNNNNNNNNNNNNNNNNNNNNNNNNNNNNNNNNNNNNNNNNNNNNNNNNNNNNNNNNNNNNNNNNNNNNNNNNNNNNNNNNNNNNNNNNNNNNNNNNNNNNNNNNNNNNNNNNNNNNNNNNNNNNNNNNNNNNNNNNNNNNNNNNNNNNNNNNNNNNNNNNNNNNNNNNNNNNNNNNNNNNNNNNNNNNNNNNNNNNNNNNNNNNNNNNNNNNNNNNNNNNNNNNNNNNNNNNNNNNNNNNNNNNNNNNNNNNNNNNNNNNNNNNNNNNNNNNNNNNNNNNNNNNNNNNNNNNNNNNNNNNNNNNNNNNNNNNNNNNNNNNNNNNNNNNNNNNNNNNNNNNNNNNNNNNNNNNNNNNNNNNNNNNNNNNNNNNNNNNNNNNNNNNNNNNNNNNNNNNNNNNNNNNNNNNNNNNNNNNNNNNNNNNNNNNNNNNNNNNNNNNNNNNNNNNNNNNNNNNNNNNNNNNNNNNNNNNNNNNNNNNNNNNNNNNNNNNNNNatagatagatagatagatagatagatagatagatagatagatagatagatagatagatagatagatagatggatggatagatggatagatagatagatagatagatagatagatagatagatagatagatagatagatagatagatagatagatagatagatagagagatagatagatagatatttgttaaaacatatttaaaataaattacactcACTTCCACACCAAACATTAACTTTATAActattatattattcataatgTTGCTATCTTGTCCATAGATTACTCGTATGACAATGCTTTTGTCTCTTCGGCGCCTAAAACAGTGTTGCTTTCCCAAGTTATATTAAATTCTTCATACAGATAACAGATGATGATTTTCTCTGCTACTGCTGCCAACCATGAACATTCCATTGATTCAAGAAAGAGAAGTTGTATGGAGGAATCATTTATTGCCGAGACATGCAACCATATggtctgtatatttttttctataatgctGAAGAAATAATTTACCTGTTTGTAGCAAGTTCTCAGTTCGGTCGGCCAATCTGTGGCATTTAATCTGTTCTCAAGGCAATATATCCGATCATTTTTCAGATATCTATAAATATTGCCTGTTATATATCTCACTCATACTATTGTAGTGAAATAATGGTATTGATTTTAGCCTTCGAATgacgttattatcatcatcgccatcatcttcatcatcactatcatcgccatcattgtcgtcgtcttcatcatcaccatcatcatcgtcgtcgtcgtcgtcgtcgtctttatcTCCGTGTTCGTtctcatcatcgtcctcattatcatcatcatcatcatcagacatcgtaatcgtcatcatcatgttaATCATCGTTATCgtagtcatcatcgtcgttgttatcgCCAGCATCGTTATcgttgccatcatcgtcatcatcaccatcatcgctgtcgtcgtcatcgtcgtcgttgtcgtcatcatcgtcggcGTCGGTGTAGTCGCCATCGTCGGCGTAGTCCCCATTGTTGGCTTCATCgccgtcatcgttatcatcatcatcatcatcatcatcatcatcatcatcatcatcattaccatgatcaccaccttcatcatcatcatcatcatcaccaccttcatcatcatcatcatcatcatcatcatcaacatcatcatcatcattatcatcatcatcatcacattcatcatgCTCATCATTATCTTTGCGATATTTAATTACACTCCACTTGCATTTATACGATCGACTCGTACTCAGGATGACTTCACCTTCTATCTCTCCAGGGTGCACAAAATTAGTAACAGTAAAATATTGCAGTTAATTAAATCCACTGCATCTTTCCCTGAAAAATTTGTGTCCCAGTGctttagcagaatcgttagagcgacGAACGCACTGTTTTGCAGCATTTTCCCCTAGCAGTTtacgttcaaatcccgccgatgtcAATTAAACTTTGCCTTTAACCCTTTCCAAGTCGATAAGACAACTTACTGGGCAAATGTAAAACACTAGGACCAGTGCAATCATCTAAATCTCTCGTTTCacaattgctggcattgtgcataaattagaaatgatGTGATGTGCCACATTAGATTCGTTAGAGCgtcagaaaaaaatgcttagcggttcgAACCCCACCGACATCAACTTTACTTATGGAAGTATATCCCATTAATTGCATTATGTTTCATCACCCACCTCTTTCTGCTTATTACATGCGTACATGTTTTTGTAATTCTCCTGTATACCATATATCGAGACCCTTGCATACCATATATCTGGAACCTTGTTGTCAATAtagaaattattgttttcttcttgttgttgcttttttatttttattttattactgttgtagttattgttattattattattattattattattattattattattattattattattattattattattattattattattattattcctgttgaGATTATAAATCCTGCATAGCGAATCCAAAAAGCGATTTGCAATTGTTATAAAACTTTCTTTTTACGTATTTCATTGATAACATTTCTCAGAGAAGAATATAGGTAAATCCTAGATCAGTGTCTTTTGAACTTCACATACAGCAAGAATATTTACCTGGCAATTCTTCAAGCTTTCTGCTTTTCCGCATATTCCTTGAGGGTAATAGATATGGTGCTGATTGTatgtaagagtgaaagaaagagagagagaatgtgtgcatgcatatttgtgtgttttttgtacgtgcttgtttatgtgtttgtgtgtgttttatgtgttagAGAGTGTTTATGagaaagagtgtgaaagagagagacaaagacaggcagagacagagagaatgctTGTTAAAGCTTTCTATTGTTATTAAGTATTTGAAAATGATGAACGTAAAGGGAGGTAATTATAAAATGCAAGAATAGTTGCAGTCTGGCTTCCATTTTCGCTACCAACAATAAAACAGTTGGTAATTCCTCACACAGCCtcagggcccgaaattttcgtacagtcgattatatcgaacccagtgcttcAATGGTATCTTATTTTACCGATTTGGGGAAAATAAAtagcaaacaaaaaagaaaaaaaattgatagtgATGATATTTGAACACATAACATAGGGACAACATCTCAAGAAGAAATATTGCCTGGCGTTCCACGGACTCCGCTTTCCCAGCGTCAACAGAGTATCTGACCaaaatactctcatggaatgtgaccaaataaggtttatttttcaacatagtctccgTTGTGGTCCACatacttcttccattggtgttgcagtgcttggatcccattagtAAAGAAGCTTTCACTCTGTTGGTCAAAATGTtaatcaacagcagatatgaacgtcatcatcactgcgataccaGTTCCCAGACAAGTTTTTTCGTGTTAGGGAACAGAATATAATCaaatggggccaaatcaggagagtagaGAAGGTGACCAACCAGTTTAAAgctacagtcatgcacagcaaCCTTTGAAACGAAGAACTTGTATGTTAGAGAAttttcctgatgaaacaagaacACTTCCGTCAGTTTCCCCGGCCGTTTGTTGTTGATAACCTTTCGGAACTGCCTcagcatagtactctccattgatggtgtaaACCTTTTAAGGTAGTCAATGAACAGAATGTTTTAGCATTCCAAAAAAATGAGGCCATCATTTTCTCTACtgatgaaacgaccttggcctttTTTGAAGCAGGTGAGGACCGTTGTTTCAACTACATGGATTGTCTCTTCGTCTTTGGCTcaaggaaacgttcaaggaaaccagcagGATCTTCCTCAAATAATGTCAaattttcccgtgatgtgatcagcctggtgcacttttgaccAATTGTCAGAATACGTGGCACCCACCGAGCAGACATTCTTGTCACGCCGAGTTCATTGTGCACAGTATTCTCAACTCTCTTAcaagatatgctaatagcattggctatttgatttataatcaatcgCCTGTCGTCCATTAGCATGTAGGGGACACAGTAAATGTTTTCATCGGTGGTGTCAGTTACAGGACGTCTAAACCTTGCgttatcttcaagactctccctttctctcctaaATATACctacccacttttgcactgttgataaagctggagcgtcatccTCTAATACAGTAACCATTTCAGCATGAATGTTTTACAGGGTTAAACCCTTTTCTGAAGCTTCGTGATAACACCGACGCGgcaaattttgtcgattttcaagagaagtcgctacaagttatttttgaagtcttctttgaacagacaaatgtcagtttacctggaatgAAACAATGCAATAACTAATAAGagatgaaattaatgcatgcaagatttctcAACTCTAACATCACGCTTTCATAGTCATCCTATGAACATTCCCGCACAACCTTGTGTGAGAGatgctaatatataatatacccaTCGGTATATGTAAGACTGAGAGTTTCGTTATTTaaacttttattctcttattctgtatttatatttacttcatatgtatatatatatatatatatNNNNNNNNNNatatatatatatatatatatatatatatataaattattttttttatgggaCAACACTTGGCTTTATTACTCGAGACACAAGAAGTGTTTATTCGCTTATTTGCTTAGCGATTCCCAGTATTTGACGCCATCAGTAATTTTGTTTCTAAGCTGCTAGAAAAATATTTCGTCGCTTTTTACTATTTCATTTCTTATCCCACAAAACTTACAACATATTGACCTGGTACTCAACGCAAAACCTCCTTGAAGCTTggtcaaatattcaaatatggtTTGTTTGAATATCTCAGAGTTTCTATAGAGTTTGGTCGTATAaaataatagaagagaaaaaagaaacaagaggGACGTAGCATTCATTATATATGTCAACAGTTTGGTGATAAAAGTTGTTCAAGTGACACTATCAATGGACAACTAATATCGAACAGTAGTGTAATAATTAAGGAGTTATtgatttttctgttgaaataaaaagCGAAGTTTGACGTAAACacttgaaataatttctttttgatttttttctttctttttgtttatgcTTTGGTCTTTTATTTTAGTTACgacagttttaattttattctccAGTTAAAAGAAATACTGTTTTATAAATGAgtctaaaaaatatttatttcgtaGTTGCGCTACCAATGTTTCACATACCGTATTCATTCATGTATAAGTCGTGCTCTTctatacttgattttaactggATAAACAGGTGGTGCGACACATATCTGAGGCAAAGCTAAAActataaatggaaaatatttcgTAACCTAGAGTTAGAGGTGCGATTTATATATGAGCAAATACGGTATTTTACATAATAGTACATGTTCTGTGAACTTGCTTTTTTAATCCTTTATCTGTCCaaagcatattcttttctactctaggcacaaggctcgaaattagGGGGAaatgggccagtcgattagatcgaccccagtacgcaactggtacttaatttatcgaccccgaaaggatgaaaggcaaagtcgacctcggcggaatttgaactcagaacgtagtgacagacgaaataccgctaagcatttcgcccggcgtgctaacgtttctgccaggtcaccgcctttgTCCAAAGCATATTCATAAGTTTGTTCTGAATAACCATGTTTGTTTACAGACATTTTGTCAGCCCTTGTGTCTTAAGTTCTGAGtcatataaagctttcctttcataagaccGAAGTTACTATGGTAGCTGAAAAAAAATGGGaagtgtatcatatatgatgcatggacgtcAAGAAAATATGTTATGTCTTGCGTATTACATGTAATGTGGATCgtgtggcttattggttaggATATTGTACTTATAATcacaagattatggtttcaatttctggaccgagtgatacgttgtgttcttgagcaaaacatttcatttcccattgctccagttcacgtagctggcaaaaataagtaatcctgcgatggaccagtGCAGGGTAATATATATGCCACAAAATCCGAGGAACGCCTTATGAGCCTATGACTCGGGAAAGACACTTGATCATTTTTTGATCAcgtgtgatacacaggacaggcaaatgGTTAAGCACATTCATGAAGCAACGTCTAAGTAGAGTTTCCTGCATGTACATTAATATTTCTAGCAAACGAAATAGTCCACGTAAAACAATAGAATGTAAGTGCTGAGGAGCTAAATTGAGCCAACATTTCAAAAGTTTAGATTTCTATATGGAATAATATAAACGGTGATAATATTATCTAGAATCTAAATGCAGTtgattgaaataatataaatttgagaATTGTAAACTTAAAAGCTTACGAATAAAATCGCTCTTACTTCTTGGTGTATGTTCCGTATACACTTATCCTGTACACCGCTTCTCAAACAGACCGTAGAATGTAGCAACATTTAAGACAAAAGTCATTCTTTAATGTTCTATTCAATTCAGTTTTCaagagttaaaaatatattttataatcatttatcatccatttttATTGCATGCGACTTTGAAACAGTTCAAAATCAATGAATGTATTACATACACGTTTGAAAGCTTTATAGTTCTAAAGAATTCTGAAAGATATGATaaaattagattagattagatagaATCATCAAAACCACACATACTACATGCGACTgtgatatataaacagaaatccGGGTTGCGTGTTAGCCATCGTTATAGTTTCATATAAGTTTTATTCGATTAAAGGGggaaataaaattactttaaaataatgaattgCCTGACGATATTGTAGTTCGACAGGGAAGGTATGAATTAATAGCTAGCCTCTGATGATTTTCACCTATAATTCCCGAGATATTCTTTTTAGATAACcgaatatatgtttatgaaaatgCCTACATATGTGCGCGTGTTATAAATGTCTTCAACCATTTTTTcagacctttttttttctctcttttagccAGTCGGAAGCGTTATAGCCTTATAGCCtccgtgtgtttatacatacatccatacatagatatatatacatatacatatatatatatatatataNNNNNNNNNNNNNNNNNNNNNNNNNNNNNNNNNNNNNNNNNNNNNNNNNNNNNNNNNNNNNNNNNNNNNNNNNNNNNNNNNNNNNNNNNNNNNNNNNNNNNNNNNNNNNNNNNNNNNNNNNNNNNNNNNNNNNNNNNNNNNNNNNNNNNNNNNNNNNNNNNNNNNNNNNNNNNNNNNNNNNNNNNNNNNNNNNNNNNNNNNNNNNNNNNNNNNNNNNNNNNNNNNNNNNNNNNNNNNNNNNNNNNNNNNNNNNNNNNNNNNNNNNNNNNNNNNNNNNNNNNNNNNNNNNNNNNNNNNNNNNNNNNNNNNNNNNNNNNNNNNNNNNNNNNNNNNNNNNNNNNNNNNNNNNNNNNNNNNNNNNNNNNNNNNNNNNNNNNNNNNNNNNNNNNNNNNNNNNNNNNNNNNNNNNNNNNNNNNNNNNNNNNNNNNNNNNNNNNNNNNNNNNNNNNNNNNNNNNNNNNNNNNNNNNNNNNNNNNNNNNNNNNNNNNNNNNNNNNNNNNNNNNNNNNNNNNNNNNNNNNNNNNNNNNNNNNNNNNNNNNNNNNNNNNNNNNNNNNNNNNNNNNNNNNNNNNNNNNNNNNNNNNNNNNNNNNNNNNNNNNNNNNNNNNNNNNNNNNNNNNNNNNNNNNNNNNNNNNNNNNNNNNNNNNNNNNNNNNNNNNNNNNNNNNNNNNNNNNNNNNNNNNNNNNNNNNNNNNNNNNNNNNNNNNNNNNNNNNNNNNNNNNNNNNNNNNNNNNNNNNNNNNNNNNNNNNNNNNNNNNNNNNNNNNNNNNNNNNNNNNNNNNNNNNNNNNNNNNNNNNNNNNNNNNNNNNNNNNNNNNNNNNNNNNNNNNNNNNNNNNNNNNNNNNNNNNNNNNNNNNNNNNNNNNNNNNNNNNNNNNNNNNNNNNNNNNNNNNNNNNNNNNNNNNNNNNNNNNNNNNNNNNNNNNNNNNNNNNNNNNNNNNNNNNNNNNNNNNNNNNNNNNNNNNNNNNNNNNNNNNNNNNNNNNNNNNNNNNNNNNNNNNNNNNNNNNNNNNNNNNNNNNNNNNNNNNNNNNNNNNNNNNNNNNNNNNNNNNNNNNNNNNNNNNNNNNNNNNNNNNNNNNNNNNNNNNNNNNNNNNNNNNNNNNNNNcccaaaaagaaaaaaattctttgccAAAGAAGTCCTCTGACGTTTGTTCTGTGGCGAGCTACACATGTCTCCTTTTTCACTTCCACCGTCGAAAATTTAGTGAACCACTTATTGGCCAACTCGAAACCTATAACAATGCTTTTGTTAACCAGTtgtagtaatatataatataatatataatataatataataaatataatataatataatgtaatgtaatataatgtaatttaaagtaatataacataatatgataatataatagaaaatttttaatgtattttagcgTAGTTAGTAAAAGTGGTTTTAAAAAGAGTCTAACAAATTATTCATGCCGCATTCACAGAGAAGGTGCATAGTGTCTGTCTTTGAATATATCTGTTCCAGTAATTTCATCTACTGTTCCTCTTGATATTATGGTGTATGGAGCTCAAGGTGTCTTGAAACTCCATCTAGCTGCAGTCATTTTTATCATGTAGTGAGGGCGTTGAGCCGGTAGAATCGTCAGAGCGTCAGaataaatactttgcagtatttcttctgactctttacattctgagttcatatcccacaGAGACCACCTTTGGCATTCATCCTTTCGAATGTCGATAAAATTACGTAGCAGTCAAGCTCCTGCTCTAAAGCTCCTAGCAACCAGCCAACATGTAAaacaattattggtttcaaattttagcacaaggctaacaatttcgagggaggagctatgttgattacatcgaaccccaatattgaattagtacttattttaccgatccccgaaatgatgaaagacaaagtcgaccacggtggaatttgagctcagaacgtaaagttggacgaaacgccactaagtattattgcccggcgtgctaacgattctgccagctcgcagccttatatGGACGAGTTATTAACAAGAAGTAAGTCGCTGGATTGGCAGAATCTTCTAGAACGTTACAAAAAGTGGTTTACAATATCTGTATTGgacgtttacgttctgagttcaagtcaaACCGAGGTCAACTGTGTTTTCATTCTTTAGGGAATTCATAAAGTATTAACGCTAGTCAAAATTAGGGATtatttaatcgactgaccccttttCACCTAAATTGCTATTCTTACACCTAAACTAAAACTTTATATTAACCAgttcgttttgttgtttttacacttACCATTATTCTTATTAAACTAATCCTAGGCACATATTTTAAAGTCTTGATTATCATATTTCTAAATGAAATCGATGTTCAATTAAGTATTgggtcagataaattcgttcatttttttttgttttgttttgcttttttctacTTGGTATGCCATTGTCATACGTCTCGAAAGAGatacattttaaacaaatttctaaAGCAATAAAGAAAAGCTGTTCAGTATGAATAAAGCTACAGAAAACCCATAAAACGACCAAAGTATTTTATGAGTtaggaaagaattaaaataaaatatatatagtgcgagagagaggaagggacgaacgaatttatctgacaacacaATACAGGAAACTCAACCCATATATTGACCCAATGTAatccataatgttttttttcttctactcagTACTTAATAAAAGAGTCACCGGTAGgtcattttatattaaataattataataatattatataattataatagaatattgatttcaaattttgcctcaatgccagcaatttcaggtgaagGGGtgagtcgattccatcgacccccaACACTGAACTGgcatctattttatcgaccccaaaaggatgaaaagcaaagccgaccccgac
The sequence above is a segment of the Octopus bimaculoides isolate UCB-OBI-ISO-001 chromosome 13, ASM119413v2, whole genome shotgun sequence genome. Coding sequences within it:
- the LOC128249249 gene encoding uncharacterized protein LOC128249249 encodes the protein MVTVLEDDAPALSTVQKWVGIFRRERESLEDNARFRRPVTDTTDENIYCVPYMLMDDRRLIINQIANAISISCKRVENTVHNELGVTRMSARWVPRILTIGQKCTRLITSRENLTLFEEDPAGFLERFLEPKTKRQSM